One window of Triticum dicoccoides isolate Atlit2015 ecotype Zavitan chromosome 5A, WEW_v2.0, whole genome shotgun sequence genomic DNA carries:
- the LOC119303077 gene encoding CWF19-like protein 2 isoform X2, whose protein sequence is MLLGAKVVPRDKAVLKQGGGDGSGSDGSPGKARTKRGSSKRRDREEKRRRRHRRRSRRRSDSSEEGSDDSVDEEEEKELSRSKHRRKRRRGRRDFSDEDESSAESDKGRGSGKGKQRGAASDDDDDDDDDDEDEEEEMGGDGMRAGEVVRKEMGLEWMLKSASSSQPEGSRAQRAENEEDKFEATHEEVKKPNPKEMNPYLRDNGSGYPDEATAANAASQLLASSVVGDGGASWRLKALKRAKEQAAREGRKIEEVVEERWGSLGHLAASVSTSRVAPSYAHLQAIRGRKAGQGDYSEKSSKVDRKEDQRGEESGGGRQYLQGVSSRDHAMRKPRPDSVPWKKNRQNISSEDQTLISSALASINKFSNDGSFMDKISNHGSKNTNVSNVEKRDSDQKAHQESSKISSSVSTQKQQESSKISSSVSTQKQESSKISSSGSTQKLNANQLAAKVLQLRMKGKHEEADQLSREMETVLENQSASVEEPRHTIKPSAADRRKREEDADLHLANKIMHNKQYNMSKSVEDEYEYGDAPTKKGKRTREAHQENRGTQRHILTQKERCLYCFENPSRPKHLVIAIGNFTYLMLPQFEPLVPGHCVILPLQHESSTRTVDKNVWEEIRNFKKCLLKMFAQQDKDVVFIETVISLVKQQRHCMIECIPVPCEVSNKAPMYFKKAIDEVEEEWSQHEMKKLIPTTGNLRQVIPENFAYFHVEFGLDRGFVHVIDDESKFGAGFGLNVLRGVLRLPGEDMHRRRRHESMDNQKQAVASFMKDWEPFDWTKQLE, encoded by the exons ATGCTGTTGGGCGCGAAGGTGGTTCCCCGCGACAAGGCTGTGCTG AAGCAAGGAGGCGGCGACGGCTCGGGATCCGACGGCTCTCCCGGGAAGGCGCGCACCAAGCGTGGCAGCAGCAAGAGGAGAGACAGGGAGGAGAAGCGGAGGCGGAGGCaccggcggaggagccggcgcaGGTCGGACAGCTCGGAGGAGGGGTCGGACGACTCggtcgacgaggaggaggagaaggagctgAGCCGGAGCAAGCACCGGAGGAAGCGCCGCAGGGggcgccgcgacttctccgacgaggATGAATCCAGCGCCGAATCTGATAAAGGAAGAG GTAGTGGCAAGGGgaagcaaagaggtgctgcaagtgatgatgatgacgatgatgatgatgatgatgaggatgaagaggaagagatGGGAGGCGACGGGATGAGGGCGGGTGAGGTTGTCAGAAAGGAGATGGGCCTTGAATGGATGCTTAAATCGGCAAGCAGCAGTCAGCCGGAGGGCAGCCGTGCTCAGAGGGCTGAGAACGAGGAGGACAAGTTTGAGGCTACACATGAAGAG GTGAAGAAACCTAACCCGAAAGAAATGAACCCCTATTTGAGGGACAATGGCAGTGGCTATCCTGATGAAGCCACCGCTGCAAATGCAGCCAGTCAGTTGCTTGCATCTTCTGTTGTCGGTGACGGAGGTGCTAGCTGGCGGCTTAAGGCTTTGAAACGTGCAAAAGAGCAAGCAGCTCGTGAAGGTAGAAAGATTGAGGAG GTAGTTGAAGAGAGATGGGGTTCATTGGGTCACTTAGCCGCATCAGTCTCAACATCCAGAGTTGCCCCTTCTTATGCCCATTTGCAGGCCATTAGGGGTAGAAAAGCTGGACAAGGAGACTACTCTGAGAAATCCTCCAAAGTAGATCGGAAGGAGGACCAGCGAGGCGAGGAGAGTGGTGGTGGTCGCCAATATTTGCAAGGCGTCTCCTCCCGGGATCATGCAATGAGAAAACCCAGGCCTGATTCTGTACCTTGGAAGAAAAACAGACAGAATATATCCTCTGAGGATCAAACGCTCATCTCGTCAGCACTAGCAAGCATCAACAAATTTTCTAACGATGGAAGCTTTATGGATAAAATCAGTAACCATGGTAGTAAAAATACAAATGTTTCAAATGTCGAGAAGAGGGATAGTGATCAGAAAGCCCACCAGGAGAGTTCAAAGATATCATCTTCAGTGAGCACACAAAAGCAGCAGGAGAGTTCAAAGATATCATCTTCAGTGAGCACACAAAAGCAGGAGAGTTCAAAGATATCATCTTCAGGTAGCACTCAAAAGCTAAATGCAAACCAGTTAGCTGCGAAGGTTCTGCAGCTCCGAATGAAAGGCAAGCACGAAGAAGCTGACCAACTTTCG AGAGAAATGGAGACTGTGCTGGAAAACCAGAGTGCTTCTGTTGAAGAGCCTAG GCATACAATAAAGCCCAGTGCAGCTGATCGCAGGAAAAGAGAAGAGGATGCTGACCTCCATCTTGCAAATAAAATTATGCACAACAAACAGTACAACATGAGTAAAAGTGTAGAGGATGAATATGAATATGGTGATGCTCCCACTAAGAAAGGCAAAAGGACCAGAGAGGCACACCAGGAGAATAGGGGCACTCAGAGACATATTTTAACTCAGAAAGAGCGCTGTTTGTATTGCTTTGAGAACCCATCCAGGCCAAAGCATCTGGTTATTGCTATAGGGAACTTCACTTACTTGATGCTGCCACAGTTTGAGCCTCTTGTTCCTGGGCACTGTGTCATTCTTCCATTGCAG CATGAGTCTTCAACAAGAACAGTTGATAAAAATGTCTGGGAGGAGATTCGCAACTTCAAGAAGTGCCTTCTGAAGATGTTTGCGCAGCAGGACAAGGATGTGGTTTTCATTGAGACTGTCATAAGCCTGGTCAAACAGCAGAGGCATTGCATGATTGAATGCATCCCTGTCCCATGCGAAgtttcaaacaaagcacccatgtaCTTCAAGAAG GCGATCGACGAAGTTGAGGAGGAATGGTCACAGCACGAGATGAAGAAGCTCATTCCAACGACCGGTAACCTGCGGCAGGTCATCCCGGAGAACTTCGCCTACTTCCACGTGGAGTTTGGTCTGGACCGCGGGTTCGTCCACGTGATAGACGACGAGAGCAAGTTCGGTGCTGGTTTCGGGCTGAATGTACTCAGAGGGGTGCTCCGGTTGCCGGGGGAGGACATGCACCGTCGCCGGAGGCACGAGTCCATGGATAACCAGAAGCAAGCCGTCGCCAGCTTCATGAAGGACTGGGAGCCCTTCGACTGGACGAAGCAGCTCGAGTAG
- the LOC119303077 gene encoding CWF19-like protein 2 isoform X1, with translation MLLGAKVVPRDKAVLKQGGGDGSGSDGSPGKARTKRGSSKRRDREEKRRRRHRRRSRRRSDSSEEGSDDSVDEEEEKELSRSKHRRKRRRGRRDFSDEDESSAESDKGRGSGKGKQRGAASDDDDDDDDDDEDEEEEMGGDGMRAGEVVRKEMGLEWMLKSASSSQPEGSRAQRAENEEDKFEATHEEVKKPNPKEMNPYLRDNGSGYPDEATAANAASQLLASSVVGDGGASWRLKALKRAKEQAAREGRKIEEVVEERWGSLGHLAASVSTSRVAPSYAHLQAIRGRKAGQGDYSEKSSKVDRKEDQRGEESGGGRQYLQGVSSRDHAMRKPRPDSVPWKKNRQNISSEDQTLISSALASINKFSNDGSFMDKISNHGSKNTNVSNVEKRDSDQKAHQESSKISSSVSTQKQQESSKISSSVSTQKQESSKISSSGSTQKLNANQLAAKVLQLRMKGKHEEADQLSREMETVLENQSASVEEPRHVKENSSTRHTIKPSAADRRKREEDADLHLANKIMHNKQYNMSKSVEDEYEYGDAPTKKGKRTREAHQENRGTQRHILTQKERCLYCFENPSRPKHLVIAIGNFTYLMLPQFEPLVPGHCVILPLQHESSTRTVDKNVWEEIRNFKKCLLKMFAQQDKDVVFIETVISLVKQQRHCMIECIPVPCEVSNKAPMYFKKAIDEVEEEWSQHEMKKLIPTTGNLRQVIPENFAYFHVEFGLDRGFVHVIDDESKFGAGFGLNVLRGVLRLPGEDMHRRRRHESMDNQKQAVASFMKDWEPFDWTKQLE, from the exons ATGCTGTTGGGCGCGAAGGTGGTTCCCCGCGACAAGGCTGTGCTG AAGCAAGGAGGCGGCGACGGCTCGGGATCCGACGGCTCTCCCGGGAAGGCGCGCACCAAGCGTGGCAGCAGCAAGAGGAGAGACAGGGAGGAGAAGCGGAGGCGGAGGCaccggcggaggagccggcgcaGGTCGGACAGCTCGGAGGAGGGGTCGGACGACTCggtcgacgaggaggaggagaaggagctgAGCCGGAGCAAGCACCGGAGGAAGCGCCGCAGGGggcgccgcgacttctccgacgaggATGAATCCAGCGCCGAATCTGATAAAGGAAGAG GTAGTGGCAAGGGgaagcaaagaggtgctgcaagtgatgatgatgacgatgatgatgatgatgatgaggatgaagaggaagagatGGGAGGCGACGGGATGAGGGCGGGTGAGGTTGTCAGAAAGGAGATGGGCCTTGAATGGATGCTTAAATCGGCAAGCAGCAGTCAGCCGGAGGGCAGCCGTGCTCAGAGGGCTGAGAACGAGGAGGACAAGTTTGAGGCTACACATGAAGAG GTGAAGAAACCTAACCCGAAAGAAATGAACCCCTATTTGAGGGACAATGGCAGTGGCTATCCTGATGAAGCCACCGCTGCAAATGCAGCCAGTCAGTTGCTTGCATCTTCTGTTGTCGGTGACGGAGGTGCTAGCTGGCGGCTTAAGGCTTTGAAACGTGCAAAAGAGCAAGCAGCTCGTGAAGGTAGAAAGATTGAGGAG GTAGTTGAAGAGAGATGGGGTTCATTGGGTCACTTAGCCGCATCAGTCTCAACATCCAGAGTTGCCCCTTCTTATGCCCATTTGCAGGCCATTAGGGGTAGAAAAGCTGGACAAGGAGACTACTCTGAGAAATCCTCCAAAGTAGATCGGAAGGAGGACCAGCGAGGCGAGGAGAGTGGTGGTGGTCGCCAATATTTGCAAGGCGTCTCCTCCCGGGATCATGCAATGAGAAAACCCAGGCCTGATTCTGTACCTTGGAAGAAAAACAGACAGAATATATCCTCTGAGGATCAAACGCTCATCTCGTCAGCACTAGCAAGCATCAACAAATTTTCTAACGATGGAAGCTTTATGGATAAAATCAGTAACCATGGTAGTAAAAATACAAATGTTTCAAATGTCGAGAAGAGGGATAGTGATCAGAAAGCCCACCAGGAGAGTTCAAAGATATCATCTTCAGTGAGCACACAAAAGCAGCAGGAGAGTTCAAAGATATCATCTTCAGTGAGCACACAAAAGCAGGAGAGTTCAAAGATATCATCTTCAGGTAGCACTCAAAAGCTAAATGCAAACCAGTTAGCTGCGAAGGTTCTGCAGCTCCGAATGAAAGGCAAGCACGAAGAAGCTGACCAACTTTCG AGAGAAATGGAGACTGTGCTGGAAAACCAGAGTGCTTCTGTTGAAGAGCCTAGGCATGTAAAGGAAAATAGCTCAACCAG GCATACAATAAAGCCCAGTGCAGCTGATCGCAGGAAAAGAGAAGAGGATGCTGACCTCCATCTTGCAAATAAAATTATGCACAACAAACAGTACAACATGAGTAAAAGTGTAGAGGATGAATATGAATATGGTGATGCTCCCACTAAGAAAGGCAAAAGGACCAGAGAGGCACACCAGGAGAATAGGGGCACTCAGAGACATATTTTAACTCAGAAAGAGCGCTGTTTGTATTGCTTTGAGAACCCATCCAGGCCAAAGCATCTGGTTATTGCTATAGGGAACTTCACTTACTTGATGCTGCCACAGTTTGAGCCTCTTGTTCCTGGGCACTGTGTCATTCTTCCATTGCAG CATGAGTCTTCAACAAGAACAGTTGATAAAAATGTCTGGGAGGAGATTCGCAACTTCAAGAAGTGCCTTCTGAAGATGTTTGCGCAGCAGGACAAGGATGTGGTTTTCATTGAGACTGTCATAAGCCTGGTCAAACAGCAGAGGCATTGCATGATTGAATGCATCCCTGTCCCATGCGAAgtttcaaacaaagcacccatgtaCTTCAAGAAG GCGATCGACGAAGTTGAGGAGGAATGGTCACAGCACGAGATGAAGAAGCTCATTCCAACGACCGGTAACCTGCGGCAGGTCATCCCGGAGAACTTCGCCTACTTCCACGTGGAGTTTGGTCTGGACCGCGGGTTCGTCCACGTGATAGACGACGAGAGCAAGTTCGGTGCTGGTTTCGGGCTGAATGTACTCAGAGGGGTGCTCCGGTTGCCGGGGGAGGACATGCACCGTCGCCGGAGGCACGAGTCCATGGATAACCAGAAGCAAGCCGTCGCCAGCTTCATGAAGGACTGGGAGCCCTTCGACTGGACGAAGCAGCTCGAGTAG
- the LOC119303078 gene encoding ALA-interacting subunit 5-like translates to MPPANGAAAAAGPSSGSGRDGPPAATAAVKRNRPRYHAFTQQQLPACKPIMAPHMVIPILVFVGLLFIPIGLACYAASNKIFEVVYRYDTKCVPKNMLHNKVGFIQNASINKTCTINLKIPNAMKRPIFVYYQLDRFYQNHRRYATSFNIAQLSDPKEEANADIKDCKPEAYAGKGIPVVPCGLVAWSLFNDTYSFARRPRRAGGIGGGEALRVIKSGISWRSERERLFGKHVYPKNFQNGSLVGGGRLDPRKPLSEQEELMVWMRTAAMPRFRKLYGRVEADLDAGETVAVAVRNSYNTYSFEGGKAVVLSTAGPLGGRNAFLGRAYLVTGMACLVLALLLTLVCLFFPMTEEHLRLR, encoded by the exons ATGCCGCCGGCCaacggtgccgccgccgccgccggaccgagCTCCGGCAGCGGCAGGGACGGCCCGCCGGCGGCCACCGCAGCGGTGAAACGCAACAGGCCTCGCT ATCATGCATTTACTCAGCAACAACTCCCAGCGTGCAAGCCTATAATGGCACCCCATATG GTCATTCCCATTCTTGTATTCGTGGGCTTACTCTTCATTCCGATTGGCCTTGCTTGCTACGCGGCTTCAAATAAG ATCTTCGAAGTGGTCTACCGTTACGACACGAAATGCGTGCCGAAGAACATGCTTCACAACAAAGTGGGCTTCATCCAGAACGCGTCGATAAACAAGACATGCACAATAAACCTCAAG ATCCCCAATGCTATGAAGAGGCCAATCTTCGTATACTACCAGCTCGACAGGTTCTACCAGAACCACAGAAG GTACGCGACGAGCTTCAACATCGCGCAGCTGAGCGACCCCAAGGAGGAGGCGAACGCCGACATAAAGGACTGCAAGCCTGAAGCCTACGCCGGCAAAGGCATCCCCGTGGTGCCCTGCGGCCTCGTGGCCTGGAGCCTCTTCAACGACACCTACAGCttcgcccgccgcccccgtcgcgcgggcggcatcggcggcggcgaggcgctgaGGGTGATCAAGAGCGGGATCTCGTGGCGGAGCGAGCGGGAGCGGCTGTTCGGCAAGCACGTGTACCCCAAGAACTTCCAGAACGGCAGCCTCGTCGGCGGCGGGCGGCTCGACCCGAGAAAGCCC CTGAGCGAGCAGGAGGAGCTGATGGTGTGGATGCGGACGGCGGCGATGCCGCGGTTCAGGAAGCTGTACGGGAGGGTGGAGGCGGACCTGGACGCCGGCgagacggtggcggtggcggtgcggAACAGCTACAACACGTACAGCTTCGAGGGGGGCAAGGCGGTGGTGCTGTCCACCGCCGGGCCGCTGGGCGGGCGCAACGCGTTCCTCGGCCGCGCCTACCTCGTCACCGGCATGGCCTGCCTCGTCCTCGCGCTGCTGCTCACGCTCGTCTGCCTCTTCTTCCCCAT GACAGAGGAGCATCTCCGGCTGCGGTAG
- the LOC119303079 gene encoding vacuolar sorting protein 18-like produces the protein MDAGQLFSVDPLERQAARGHGAITSMAAGSDVIVLGTSRGWLVRHDFSFEDALDIDLGGGRSGDHAVHRVFLDPGGKHCIVTVIHPGGAETYYHHARWPRPKPLPRLRGLLVNAVAWNRQAITEASTKEVILGTEAGQIFEMAVDEADKKEKYVKLLFELTELREGIKDLQMETAVVGNATRYYVMAVTPTRLYSFTGIGSLETVFASYTDRAIHFMELPGEIPNSELHFFIKQRRAKHFGWLSGAGIYYGELNFGAQHSSTSGDENFVENKGFFDYSKLGDSNIKPASFAVSEFHFLLLIEDKIKVVNRISQQIVEELVVDNTPESSKGIIGLCSDASTGVFYAFDETSIFQVSTSDEGRDMWQVYLDMKAYAVALSHCLNPFQRDQVYLVQADAAFAAKEYYIAASFYAKMNYILSFEEISLKFISVGEQDALRTFLLRRLDNLTKDDKMQITMISTWATELYLDKINRLLLEDGTGTTTNTVTNSNSSAYRSVVDEFRAFLSDSKDVLDEATTMILLESYGRVDELVYFAGLKEQYEIVVHHYIQQGEARKALEVLQRHNVPVDLVYKFAPDLIMLDAYETVESWMMARNKLNPGKLIPAMMRYVSEPHAKNETHEVIKYLEFCVKDLNNEDPGVHNLLLSLYSKKADESQLLQFLDTKFGSGQANGPEFFYEPQYALRLCLQAKRMRACVRIYSMMSMHEEAVALALRVDLELAKAEADKVEDDEELRKKLWLKVAKHVIEQEKGVKRENIKKAIEFLSETNNLLKIEDILPFFPDFVLIDDFKEEICKSLKDYNSQIEQLKAEMDDATRGADNIRSDIGALAQRYTVIDREEECGVCRRKILTVGGLHQVGRSYTSVGHMAPFYVFPCGHAFHANCLIAHVTRCTSQAQAERILNLQKQLSLMDRKAAKDNGGTGNGESVVSSAPTVDKLRSQLDDAVASECPFCGDLMIKEISLPFILPGESVEKASWEIKPQPASQKILPMTMSI, from the exons ATGGACGCCGGCCAGCTCTTCTCTGTCGACCCCCTCGAGCGCCAGGCCGCGAGGGGCCACGGGGCCATCACCTCTATGGCCGCTGGCAGTGATGTCATCGTCCTTGGCACCTCCCGTGGCTGGCTCGTCCGCCACGACTTCTCCTTTGAGGATGCCCTGG ATATCGACCTCGGGGGTGGCCGCTCCGGCGACCATGCAGTTCACCGGGTTTTCCTGGACCCCGGTGGCAAGCACTGTATTGTCACGGTGATCCACCCGGGTGGCGCAGAGACATACTACCACCATGCCAGGTGGCCGCGCCCAAAGCCACTCCCCCGCCTCCGTGGCCTCCTCGTCAATGCTGTCGCCTGGAATCGCCAAGCCATCACCGAAG CGTCAACCAAGGAGGTGATCCTGGGGACCGAGGCTGGACAGATCTTTGAGATGGCCGTGGATGAGGCTGATAAGAAGGAGAAGTATGTGAAGTTGCTCTTCGAGCTCACCGAGCTGCGAGAGGGCATCAAGGACCTGCAG ATGGAGACAGCTGTGGTTGGGAACGCCACGAGATACTATGTGATGGCTGTCACCCCCACACGGCTTTACTCGTTCACCGGCATTGGTTCTCTGGAA ACTGTTTTTGCTAGCTATACCGACCGTGCCATTCACTTCATGGAGCTCCCAGGAGAAATACCTAATAG TGAACTACACTTCTTTATCAAGCAAAGAAGGGCTAAACACTTTGGATGGCTTTCTGGAGCTGGAATTTATTACGGTGAACTCAATTTTGGAGCTCAACACAG CTCTACGAGTGGAGATGAAAACTTTGTGGAAAACAAAGGTTTCTTTGACTATTCAAAACTTGGAGATTCCAACATAAAACCAGCATCATTTGCAGTGTCTGAGTTCCATTTTCTGCTCTTGATTGAAGACAAAATTAAG GTAGTGAACAGAATCAGTCAGCAAATTGTGGAGGAGCTTGTAGTTGATAATACACCCGAATCTTCAAAAGGAATCATCGGGCTTTGTAGTGATGCATCAActggagttttctatgcatttgatGAAACCTCTATATTCCAG GTTTCTACGTCTGATGAGGGTCGTGACATGTGGCAAGTGTACTTGGATATGAAGGCATATGCTGTTGCTTTGTCCCATTGCCTTAACCCTTTCCAGAGGGACCAGGTTTATCTAGTGCAG GCTGATGCTGCATTtgctgcaaaagaatattacatagcAGCTTCATTTTATGCAAAG ATGAACTATATTTTATCATTTGAAGAGATCAGTTTAAAGTTTATATCCGTAGGTGAGCAG GATGCTCTCAGGACTTTCTTATTGAGAAGGCTTGATAACCTCACCAAAGATGACAAGATGCAAATAACGATGATCTCGACTTGGGCTACTGAGCTGTACTTAGATAAG ATTAATCGTCTCCTGTTGGAAGATGGCACAGGCACCACTACAAATACAGTAACAAATTCCAATAGCTCGGCATATCGTTCAGTAGTAGATGAATTCCGTGCGTTTCTCAGTGATAGCAAAGATGTATTAGATGAAGCAACAACAATGATACTACTGGAAAG TTATGGCAGAGTGGATGAGCTGGTGTATTTTGCTGGTTTGAAGGAGCAGTATGAAATTGTGGTTCATCATTACATTCAG CAAGGAGAAGCAAGGAAAGCCTTGGAAGTGCTTCAACGACATAATGTTCCAGTAGACCTTGTG TATAAATTTGCCCCAGATTTAATCATGTTAGATGCTTACGAGACCGTTGAATCATGGATGATGGCAAGAAACAAGTTGAATCCAGGGAAGCTTATACCAGCAATGATGCGTTATGTGAGCGAACCACATGCCAA GAATGAAACACATGAGGTCATTAAGTACTTGGAATTTTGTGTCAAAGATTTGAACAATGAGGATCCTGGAGTCCACAATTTGTTGCTCTCACTGTATTCCAAGAAG GCGGATGAGTCCCAGCTTTTACAATTTCTCGACACCAAGTTCGGGAGTGGACAAGCAAATGGACCTGAGTTCTTTTACGAACCCCAGTATGCTCTGCGTCTATGTCTCCAAGCAAAGAGGATGCGTGCTTGTGTTCGTATTTACAGCATGATGTCCATGCATGAGGAAGCTGTGGCACTTGCTTTGAGG GTGGACTTGGAGCTTGCAAAGGCAGAAGCAGACAAagttgaagatgatgaagagctTAGAAAGAAGCTGTGGCTTAAGGTTGCAAAGCATGTCATCGAGCAAGAGAAAGGAGTCAAGAGGGAGAACATAAAGAAAGCTATAGAATTTCTGTCAGAAACTAACAACCTGCTGAAGATTGAGGATATCTTGCCATTTTTCCCAGACTTCGTATTGATTGATGACTTTAAA GAAGAAATCTGCAAATCTCTCAAGGACTATAATAGCCAGATTGAGCAACTGAAGGCAGAAATGGATGATGCTACACGTGGAGCAGACAACATCAGAAGTGATATTGGTGCCCTTGCTCAGAGATACACAGTGATTGATCGTGAGGAGGAATGTGGG GTATGCCGGCGCAAAATATTGACCGTGGGAGGATTGCACCAGGTAGGAAGAAGCTATACGTCTGTTGGGCACATGGCCCCCTTCTATGTGTTTCCCTGTGGACACGCCTTCCATGCGAATTGTTTGATTGCCCATGTAACTCGCTGCACCAGCCAAGCGCAA GCCGAGAGAATACTGAACCTTCAGAAGCAGCTAAGCTTGATGGACAGGAAAGCAGCAAAAGACAACGGTGGGACCGGGAATGGTGAATCTGTTGTCAGTAGCGCACCAACAGTCGACAAG CTGAGGTCACAGCTGGACGACGCCGTGGCGAGCGAGTGCCCCTTCTGCGGCGATCTGATGATCAAGGAGATCTCGTTGCCTTTCATTCTCCCTGGAGAGTCGGTTGAGAAGGCTTCATGGGAGATCAAACCACAGCCCGCGTCTCAGAAGATTCTTCCGATGACCATGTCTATATGA